A genomic segment from Stappia indica encodes:
- a CDS encoding ABC transporter permease — translation MTANLDTTASLNVEAAAPVDPAELRKARRERIDRTARWLLPVVVMIATIALWQWYVVAFKVPHYILPGPDRVVQALITDWSMLWPALLITIAITLGALVIATVGGVGLAVLFAQSKWVEMSFFPYAVILQVTPVIVIAPLIFIYVPSKIAGLLICAWIVAFFPILSNTTLGLNSADHNLRNLFQLYGATRWQTLRYLRLPAALPYFLGGLKIAGGLSLIGAIVAEFVAGTGGLGSGLAFKILEASYRLNIPRMFAAILLISVTGIIIFASLSVLSHLLLRHWHESAIKRDS, via the coding sequence ATGACGGCCAACCTGGACACGACCGCAAGCCTGAACGTCGAGGCGGCAGCGCCCGTCGATCCGGCGGAACTGCGCAAGGCGCGCCGCGAGCGTATCGACCGGACCGCCCGCTGGCTGCTGCCGGTGGTGGTGATGATCGCGACCATCGCCCTTTGGCAGTGGTATGTCGTTGCCTTCAAGGTGCCCCACTACATCCTGCCGGGTCCGGACCGGGTGGTGCAGGCACTGATCACCGACTGGTCGATGCTGTGGCCGGCCCTGCTGATCACCATCGCGATCACACTCGGGGCGCTGGTCATCGCCACGGTCGGTGGCGTCGGTCTCGCAGTACTCTTTGCCCAGTCGAAATGGGTGGAGATGTCGTTCTTTCCCTATGCGGTGATCCTGCAGGTGACGCCGGTCATCGTCATCGCACCGCTGATCTTCATCTATGTTCCCTCGAAGATCGCCGGCCTCCTGATTTGCGCGTGGATCGTCGCGTTCTTCCCGATCCTGTCGAACACGACGCTCGGGCTCAACTCCGCGGACCACAACCTGCGCAATCTGTTCCAGCTCTATGGGGCCACCCGCTGGCAGACGCTGCGCTATCTGCGCCTGCCGGCGGCGCTGCCCTACTTCCTCGGCGGGCTGAAGATCGCCGGCGGATTGTCGCTGATCGGTGCCATCGTGGCCGAGTTCGTTGCCGGCACCGGCGGCCTTGGCTCGGGGCTGGCGTTCAAGATCCTCGAGGCGAGCTACCGGCTGAACATCCCGCGCATGTTCGCGGCCATCCTGCTCATTTCGGTCACCGGCATCATCATCTTCGCCAGCCTGAGCGTGCTGTCGCATCTGCTGCTGCGCCATTGGCACGAAAGCGCGATCAAGCGGGATTCTTGA
- a CDS encoding ABC transporter ATP-binding protein: protein MSASPIMTAGGDAAPRKPIVSLQRVSKTFANATVALKDMTLDINSGEFVSLLGPSGCGKSTALRIIAGLSSPTAGRLVWPDERPGAHDHAISFVFQEPTLMPWATVFDNVHLPLKLKGRSADASRTAVMEALEMVGLERFAASYPRELSGGMKMRVSIARALVTKPRLLLMDEPFAALDEITRFRLNNDLLRLWQEFGWTVIFVTHSVFESVYLSNRIVVMAARPGRVVADLSVDAPYPRDETFRTSHAYSDHCRSASEALQAAMAAEGDGNH from the coding sequence AAGCCCATCGTCTCGCTGCAGCGGGTGTCGAAGACCTTCGCCAACGCCACTGTGGCGCTGAAGGACATGACGCTCGACATCAACAGCGGCGAGTTCGTCAGCCTCCTCGGCCCCTCCGGCTGCGGCAAGTCGACGGCCTTGCGGATCATCGCCGGGCTGTCGAGCCCGACGGCAGGCCGCCTGGTGTGGCCGGACGAGCGACCCGGTGCCCATGACCACGCCATCAGCTTCGTGTTCCAGGAGCCGACCCTGATGCCTTGGGCGACGGTGTTCGACAACGTGCACCTGCCGCTCAAGCTGAAGGGCAGGTCCGCCGACGCCTCGCGCACCGCTGTGATGGAAGCGCTGGAGATGGTGGGGCTGGAGCGGTTCGCGGCCAGCTACCCGCGGGAGCTTTCGGGCGGCATGAAGATGCGCGTTTCCATCGCCAGGGCGCTGGTGACGAAGCCGCGTCTTTTGCTGATGGACGAGCCCTTCGCGGCGCTGGACGAGATCACCCGCTTCCGCCTCAACAACGATCTGCTGCGCCTGTGGCAGGAGTTCGGCTGGACGGTGATCTTCGTGACCCACTCGGTGTTCGAGAGCGTCTACCTGTCCAACCGGATCGTGGTCATGGCGGCCCGTCCCGGGCGCGTCGTTGCCGACCTTTCTGTGGATGCCCCGTATCCGCGGGACGAGACCTTTCGCACCTCGCACGCCTATTCCGACCATTGCCGCAGCGCATCGGAGGCGCTGCAGGCAGCGATGGCCGCAGAGGGCGACGGCAACCACTGA